From the genome of Latilactobacillus curvatus JCM 1096 = DSM 20019:
ATGGTTGGGAACCGACGACTGTCAGTGAAGAGTTGCCGCGGCAATTAGCGGCGATTGAAGGTCAATATGACATCTTAATCGTCCTATCACATCTTGGGATTACGACTGATAAGTGGCTGGCGGAACAATTCCCTGAGATTGATGTCGTCTGTGGTGCGCACACGCATCATCTTTTAGAAGAGGGGCTGCTGGTTAATCAAACCTTATTGACGGCTGCCGAGAAGTACGGTCATTACCTTGGTGATATCACGCTTGAACTGGATGATCAGCACCATGTGATGCATAAAAGTGCTCGGACGGTTTTAACCGCGGACTTACCAGTTGTGAAGACTGACGCAGCAGAAATTGAAGGCTACCTGAAAAAGGGGCACGCACAATTAGCCGCCGAGCATGTTGCCAAGTTGCCACACGCTTTTAAAATCAACGCAATTGGTGAATCAGAAATGATGACGACCGGTTTAAAGGCAATTGAAGAAGCGACCAGCACTGAAGCTGCCGTATTGAATACTGGCTTGTTCTTGCAAGATTTGCAGGCTGGGATTGTTACTAAAGATGATTTGCAAACTCAATTACCGCATCCAATGCATCTGATTAAAGTGACGCTCAAAGGGTATGATTTGTGGCGGATGGTGCTTGAAATGGAGAAAAACCGGCTCTTTTTACGCAAGTTTCCTATTAAAGGGATGAGTTTCCGTGGTAAAATCTTTGGAGACATCGTTTATGACGGGATAGCGGTTGATATGAAATTGCGGCGCGTCTTTTGGCATGGGCAAGAAATTG
Proteins encoded in this window:
- a CDS encoding bifunctional metallophosphatase/5'-nucleotidase, which translates into the protein METIHILHTNDLHSHFENWPRMRRFLLEHQAAYRKQGDTVLTFDIGDAMDRSHPLTEATNGQINTELLNQIGYDGVTIGNNEGIGNSHADLEHLYDKANFPVLLANLYEQATNERPAFAQSYRLMTTDAGTRVAIIALTAPFFLTYRPNGWEPTTVSEELPRQLAAIEGQYDILIVLSHLGITTDKWLAEQFPEIDVVCGAHTHHLLEEGLLVNQTLLTAAEKYGHYLGDITLELDDQHHVMHKSARTVLTADLPVVKTDAAEIEGYLKKGHAQLAAEHVAKLPHAFKINAIGESEMMTTGLKAIEEATSTEAAVLNTGLFLQDLQAGIVTKDDLQTQLPHPMHLIKVTLKGYDLWRMVLEMEKNRLFLRKFPIKGMSFRGKIFGDIVYDGIAVDMKLRRVFWHGQEIDPEASYTLTTVDHYLFIPFFPTIEIVGETEIVFPDFLRDAVAKYLSKHYPL